A region from the Aquimarina sp. ERC-38 genome encodes:
- the mraZ gene encoding division/cell wall cluster transcriptional repressor MraZ has translation MTHLIGTYECKADAKGRLMLPAAFKKQLAPVLQEGFVLKRGVFQPCLELYPMKEWNLLMQKMNRLNRFKKKNNDFIRRFTAGVKMIEIDGTGRLLIPKDLIVFAGITKELVLSSAVNILEIWDKDKYEQAIDDATSDFADLAEEVMGFEDDGNELS, from the coding sequence TTGACCCATCTTATTGGTACATACGAATGTAAGGCAGATGCTAAAGGCAGATTAATGCTTCCGGCCGCTTTTAAAAAGCAGTTGGCACCCGTTTTACAAGAGGGTTTTGTACTGAAAAGAGGCGTGTTTCAACCCTGTTTGGAATTGTATCCCATGAAAGAATGGAATTTATTAATGCAAAAGATGAATAGGTTGAACAGGTTTAAAAAAAAGAATAATGATTTTATAAGAAGGTTCACGGCAGGAGTAAAGATGATAGAGATAGATGGAACCGGTCGCTTATTAATTCCAAAAGACTTAATTGTATTTGCCGGAATTACTAAAGAATTGGTTTTATCCTCAGCAGTGAACATTTTAGAGATATGGGATAAAGATAAATATGAACAGGCAATAGATGATGCAACCTCAGATTTTGCAGATCTAGCTGAAGAAGTAATGGGATTTGAAGATGATGGTAATGAGTTATCATAA
- a CDS encoding alpha/beta fold hydrolase, translated as MTHELQKQGKFSYLESGEGTPIIILHGLMGGLSNFGGVVDFFPGKGYKVLIPELPLYDMPLIKTSVGTFAKYLGEFIDALGYQKVILLGNSLGGHIALLGSKMFPEKVKALVITGSSGLYESAMGESYPKRGDYDYIKAKAENVFYDPKIATKEIVDEVYATVNDRNKLIRTLAIAKSAIRHNMASDLPNMKTPTCIIWGKDDNVTPPEVADDFNKLLPDSDLFWIDECGHAAMMEHPEAFNKILHTWLQERGL; from the coding sequence ATGACACACGAGTTACAAAAACAAGGAAAATTTAGTTATTTAGAATCCGGAGAGGGTACTCCTATTATCATATTGCATGGGTTGATGGGAGGCTTAAGTAATTTTGGTGGTGTTGTGGACTTCTTTCCAGGAAAAGGATATAAAGTACTAATCCCAGAACTACCTCTATATGACATGCCCCTTATCAAAACAAGTGTAGGTACATTTGCTAAGTACCTGGGAGAATTTATTGATGCACTGGGTTATCAAAAGGTTATTCTACTAGGTAACTCTCTGGGAGGCCATATTGCTTTGTTAGGGAGTAAAATGTTTCCTGAAAAAGTCAAAGCACTTGTCATAACCGGAAGTTCAGGACTTTATGAAAGTGCTATGGGAGAGAGCTATCCTAAAAGAGGGGATTATGATTATATCAAAGCCAAAGCTGAAAATGTCTTTTATGACCCGAAAATTGCTACTAAGGAAATTGTAGATGAAGTATATGCTACGGTAAATGACCGGAATAAACTTATACGGACTTTGGCCATTGCAAAAAGTGCTATCCGACATAATATGGCTTCGGACTTACCTAATATGAAAACGCCTACCTGTATTATTTGGGGTAAAGATGATAATGTTACTCCACCTGAAGTTGCGGATGATTTTAATAAGTTATTACCTGATTCTGACCTCTTTTGGATTGATGAATGCGGACATGCTGCTATGATGGAACATCCGGAGGCTTTTAATAAAATTCTACACACATGGTTACAGGAAAGAGGATTGTAA
- the yihA gene encoding ribosome biogenesis GTP-binding protein YihA/YsxC, with translation MKITSAEFVISNSDVSKCPKERLPEYAFIGRSNVGKSSLINMLTQRKSLAKTSGRPGKTQLINHFLINKSWFLVDLPGYGYARVSKSSKKVFQKFITAYFSKRTQLVSAFVLIDCRHEPQKIDLEFMQWLGENQIPFSILFTKGDKLSEKKLEVQIEAYKNELLTYWEEVPHYLITSSSSGLGRDEVLQYIDSINQEVSGSVK, from the coding sequence TTGAAAATTACCAGTGCCGAATTTGTGATCAGTAATAGTGATGTTAGTAAATGCCCAAAGGAGCGTTTACCTGAATATGCCTTTATCGGACGTTCTAACGTGGGTAAGTCTTCTCTAATAAATATGTTGACCCAGCGTAAAAGCCTGGCTAAAACTTCAGGAAGGCCGGGTAAGACCCAGTTAATTAATCACTTTTTGATAAATAAAAGCTGGTTTTTAGTAGACTTACCAGGGTATGGTTATGCACGGGTTTCAAAATCTTCTAAAAAAGTATTTCAAAAATTTATTACTGCCTATTTTTCCAAAAGAACCCAACTGGTTTCTGCTTTTGTCTTGATTGACTGCCGACATGAGCCTCAAAAAATTGATTTGGAATTTATGCAATGGCTAGGAGAAAATCAAATTCCGTTTTCTATTCTTTTTACTAAAGGGGATAAGCTATCAGAAAAAAAACTGGAAGTTCAGATTGAAGCTTATAAAAACGAATTATTAACTTATTGGGAAGAAGTACCGCATTACCTTATAACCTCATCTAGTTCCGGATTAGGAAGAGATGAAGTATTACAATATATAGACAGTATCAATCAGGAAGTTTCAGGATCTGTTAAGTAG
- the yiaA gene encoding inner membrane protein YiaA: MENQIFNEKEASTKNIGLKPTKAFISVSWIALVTGMTSYCIGLWNAVMELNEKGYYFTILLFGLFAVVSVQKSVRDRMEGIPVTEIYSGISWFCSLASILLLIIVLWNAELTLSEKGFYAMSFILSLFSAIAVQKNTRDIKV; encoded by the coding sequence ATGGAAAATCAAATTTTTAACGAAAAGGAAGCAAGTACAAAGAATATCGGACTAAAACCAACTAAGGCATTTATTTCAGTTTCTTGGATTGCTCTAGTCACAGGAATGACTTCTTACTGTATTGGACTCTGGAACGCAGTAATGGAGTTAAATGAAAAAGGTTATTATTTTACTATCTTACTCTTTGGACTTTTTGCTGTAGTTTCAGTACAAAAAAGTGTACGTGACCGAATGGAAGGTATTCCGGTAACTGAAATTTATTCAGGAATTAGTTGGTTTTGTTCTTTGGCTTCTATCCTATTGCTAATTATAGTTTTATGGAATGCCGAATTAACATTGAGTGAGAAAGGATTTTATGCAATGTCTTTTATTTTGAGTCTTTTTTCGGCCATAGCCGTACAGAAAAATACACGAGATATAAAAGTTTAA